Proteins encoded by one window of Candidatus Odinarchaeum yellowstonii:
- a CDS encoding CDP-2,3-bis-(O-geranylgeranyl)-sn-glycerol synthase has protein sequence MADVLTELAVMLLLAVYYAIPAYVANGLAVITGGGKPIDLGRKFRDGRRIFGDGKTIRGFIGGVACGFIAGLIQLLIAPYFNEFIQPLITLYSLNPVISGQYQLIIYTPPLRAFLLALGGLTGDLVGSFIKRRLNLERGRPAPFIDQLDFICFALLFAYFITPISLEYIIILIVLTPVIHLLANIAAYYLKLKSVPW, from the coding sequence ATGGCGGATGTTTTAACCGAGTTGGCGGTTATGCTTCTACTAGCAGTTTACTATGCTATACCAGCTTATGTAGCTAATGGGCTGGCTGTAATCACAGGCGGTGGTAAACCTATCGATTTAGGGAGAAAATTCAGGGATGGAAGGAGAATATTCGGAGACGGTAAAACTATAAGAGGTTTTATAGGAGGAGTCGCTTGCGGTTTTATAGCGGGGCTAATCCAGCTGCTTATCGCCCCCTACTTTAACGAGTTTATTCAACCGTTAATCACACTCTACAGTCTTAACCCGGTTATAAGCGGGCAATACCAACTGATTATCTATACTCCTCCTTTAAGAGCGTTCCTGCTAGCGTTAGGCGGCTTAACAGGGGATCTTGTAGGTTCATTTATAAAAAGAAGGCTTAACCTTGAGAGAGGGAGGCCTGCGCCTTTCATAGATCAACTAGACTTTATCTGCTTCGCGCTATTATTCGCATATTTTATCACGCCAATAAGCTTAGAATATATTATAATACTAATAGTTTTAACACCTGTTATACATTTATTAGCTAACATAGCTGCCTACTATTTGAAGCTTAAAAGTGTTCCATGGTAG
- the radA gene encoding DNA repair and recombination protein RadA: MPKKTDFEDEDLEFEEAEELDEEEEEAETPSALTQLTGVGPSIAKRLSESGYNSIESIAVTTADELAAAIDVGKSTAQKIIESARELLKIGFETADNIYEKRKNIGRITTGSKNLDSLIGGGVETQSITEVFGPFRSGKTQLAHQLAVFVQLPVDKGGLEGKALYIDCEGTFRPERIVQMAAAVDLDPKKALKNIWCARAYNSDHQMLLCQQASELIKKENLKLIVIDSITSHFRAEYIGREMLARRQQKLNKHLHMLERIADIENVAVLITNQVMAKPDTFFGDPTEPVGGHVLAHVPQTRLYLRRSKGNRRICRLVDSPWMPEGEAVFVITAEGIRDP; encoded by the coding sequence ATTCCTAAAAAAACAGATTTTGAAGACGAAGACCTCGAATTCGAGGAAGCGGAAGAGTTAGATGAGGAGGAAGAGGAGGCGGAGACTCCTAGCGCGCTGACACAACTTACAGGAGTAGGCCCCTCCATAGCTAAACGTCTATCAGAGTCAGGTTATAATAGTATAGAGTCTATTGCAGTAACCACAGCTGATGAGTTAGCTGCTGCTATAGACGTTGGTAAGAGCACAGCTCAGAAAATAATTGAATCAGCTAGAGAACTTTTGAAAATAGGTTTCGAAACCGCGGATAATATATACGAGAAAAGAAAGAATATCGGGAGAATAACCACGGGCTCTAAGAATTTAGATAGCCTCATCGGCGGCGGAGTTGAAACACAATCTATAACCGAGGTTTTCGGACCTTTCAGATCAGGGAAAACTCAGCTAGCTCACCAACTAGCGGTTTTTGTTCAACTGCCTGTAGATAAAGGAGGATTGGAAGGAAAAGCTCTATATATCGATTGTGAAGGAACATTCAGACCGGAAAGAATCGTTCAAATGGCTGCAGCTGTAGACTTAGATCCTAAAAAAGCATTGAAAAATATTTGGTGCGCTAGAGCTTATAATTCCGATCATCAAATGCTGCTCTGCCAGCAAGCTAGCGAACTAATTAAAAAAGAGAATCTTAAGCTTATTGTTATCGACAGTATAACAAGCCATTTCAGAGCGGAGTATATTGGGAGAGAGATGCTAGCTAGAAGACAGCAAAAATTAAATAAACATTTACATATGTTGGAGAGAATTGCGGATATAGAGAACGTGGCTGTGTTAATAACTAATCAGGTGATGGCGAAGCCTGACACTTTTTTCGGTGATCCAACTGAGCCGGTTGGCGGGCATGTGTTAGCTCATGTACCTCAAACGAGACTTTACCTTAGAAGGAGTAAAGGGAATAGAAGAATCTGTAGGCTAGTGGACTCCCCTTGGATGCCCGAAGGTGAAGCGGTTTTTGTTATCACAGCGGAGGGGATACGTGACCCTTAA
- a CDS encoding DNA repair helicase: MINPREIFPYETIREGQLELIEITRDIAFKGGHAVIEGCNGLGKTIGLLTGVLSTVLNSDHPVVYLARTHKQIDRVMSELKLIAKKREVKGISLRGRVEMCFNQFVRKYCSDPNSAMNVCKELQKLGKCSYYNNLVERARLFERLEDFALSNPLTNEELMNICRRQEICPYEFVKKIMPEATVIAANYMYLFHPNIRELFLTHLKRKLSELIVILDEAHNLPEIALNIASDAISKNSIKSAISEAEKYRLNEIKAFCKRFLKIYEEIEPLIGGEEEILVPKYTVEEGLQRGGEYSDLIGFLEDMHEKGEMIQRLMISEGKLPHSYIHRLAEFTIYWMDTAGKREYCHVVRKYLTGEGGSYTRIEIVALDPRKITRNIYSQCYASISVSGTIQPTQAFVDITGLSSSTVQAVLKSPFKKENVLALIVEGVSTALTQRVESNYNKIIDKISEVVEATPANIGVFVPSYTVLKDLLNYGLEDRLNKKLFVEKIDATSKENDKMIKNFKKHKDLGGGVLLGVMGGRNSEGEDFPGDEMNSSIVVGVPYAKPTPSVKASIRYFEEQFPGKGREYGYIIPSMRRAVQAGGRVIRRLSDRGAIVFLDWRFTRENCLKYFPNWLREHIEIIPDKEGLLKSKIGSFFKQEVLKV; the protein is encoded by the coding sequence CACGCTGTTATAGAAGGCTGTAACGGGCTTGGTAAAACGATTGGTTTACTTACAGGTGTTCTCTCAACTGTTTTAAATTCAGATCATCCTGTAGTTTATCTTGCTCGAACGCATAAGCAAATAGACCGGGTTATGAGCGAGTTAAAGCTTATTGCGAAGAAGAGGGAGGTTAAAGGAATCTCTCTCAGAGGCCGCGTTGAAATGTGTTTCAACCAGTTTGTAAGAAAATACTGTTCTGATCCTAATTCTGCAATGAACGTGTGTAAAGAGCTTCAAAAACTTGGAAAATGCTCATACTACAATAATCTAGTTGAACGTGCTAGGCTATTTGAGAGATTAGAGGATTTTGCGTTATCTAACCCTTTAACAAATGAAGAGTTGATGAATATATGTAGGAGACAGGAGATATGCCCGTATGAGTTTGTTAAAAAAATAATGCCCGAGGCAACTGTTATAGCCGCCAACTACATGTATCTATTTCATCCTAATATTAGAGAGCTTTTTCTAACCCATCTTAAAAGAAAACTCTCCGAGTTAATCGTCATCCTAGATGAAGCCCATAATCTACCTGAAATAGCTTTAAACATAGCAAGTGATGCGATATCTAAAAATTCTATCAAATCAGCTATCAGTGAAGCTGAAAAATACCGGTTGAACGAGATAAAAGCATTCTGTAAAAGATTCCTTAAAATATATGAGGAAATTGAACCGTTAATAGGCGGAGAGGAGGAGATATTAGTCCCGAAGTATACTGTTGAAGAAGGGTTACAAAGAGGAGGAGAGTACTCAGATCTAATAGGATTCTTAGAGGATATGCATGAAAAAGGTGAGATGATCCAGAGGTTGATGATATCGGAGGGAAAGCTACCCCACTCTTACATTCACAGGTTAGCTGAGTTCACGATTTATTGGATGGATACCGCTGGAAAAAGAGAGTACTGCCATGTAGTTAGAAAATATTTAACAGGCGAGGGGGGTAGTTATACAAGAATAGAGATAGTCGCCTTAGATCCTAGGAAGATAACTAGAAATATTTACAGTCAATGTTATGCGAGTATTTCTGTTTCTGGAACAATTCAACCTACACAAGCTTTCGTAGATATCACCGGCTTATCTTCTTCCACGGTGCAAGCTGTTTTAAAATCACCGTTTAAAAAAGAAAACGTTTTAGCGTTAATCGTTGAAGGGGTGAGTACAGCGTTAACGCAACGCGTTGAAAGCAACTATAATAAGATTATAGATAAAATTTCAGAGGTTGTTGAAGCTACTCCAGCTAATATAGGTGTATTCGTTCCCTCTTATACTGTTCTTAAAGATTTACTTAATTATGGTTTAGAAGACAGATTGAATAAAAAACTCTTTGTTGAAAAAATCGACGCTACCTCTAAAGAAAATGATAAAATGATTAAAAATTTTAAAAAGCATAAGGATCTAGGCGGAGGGGTTTTACTAGGAGTTATGGGTGGAAGAAACTCTGAAGGCGAGGATTTTCCAGGGGATGAGATGAACAGTTCAATTGTTGTAGGCGTCCCTTACGCTAAACCCACTCCAAGCGTTAAAGCCTCTATAAGATATTTCGAAGAACAGTTCCCCGGTAAAGGCCGAGAATATGGTTACATCATACCATCTATGAGGAGAGCTGTTCAAGCAGGCGGCCGCGTTATAAGACGGTTAAGTGATAGAGGTGCAATAGTCTTCTTAGATTGGCGATTTACTCGAGAAAATTGTTTAAAATACTTCCCAAACTGGTTGAGAGAACACATTGAGATCATACCTGATAAGGAGGGTCTTCTGAAATCTAAGATCGGCAGTTTTTTCAAGCAGGAGGTGTTAAAAGTTTAG
- a CDS encoding NB-ARC domain-containing protein has protein sequence MTNRINVIIPTGLPRLDAFLNGGLTPGKLYHIYGASGSGKTTLALQIVKNNVSMGGRAIWVETSRKNFLNRLSMMLAEDFKNKLSDIIVFTLTEFEEQKTLINKLEDFIAPRINLFVFDTITNLYSVSLQEKKENIKLNKEINRQIAVVKSVCLSKNIIGVILNNVRARVNDEEFKTEPVACKIVSYWADFNIELSNIDFKRKKLNIVSKEGDRRLSLIYELTARGVEQI, from the coding sequence TTGACTAACAGAATTAACGTGATTATACCTACAGGTTTACCAAGATTAGATGCTTTTTTAAACGGTGGTTTAACTCCTGGTAAATTATATCATATATACGGTGCTTCAGGCAGCGGGAAGACTACTTTAGCTCTTCAGATAGTTAAGAATAATGTAAGTATGGGCGGGCGTGCTATCTGGGTTGAGACATCTAGAAAAAATTTTTTAAACAGGCTTAGTATGATGTTAGCTGAAGATTTTAAAAATAAACTCTCCGATATTATTGTTTTCACTCTCACAGAGTTCGAAGAGCAGAAAACGCTTATAAATAAACTCGAAGATTTCATCGCGCCGAGAATAAATTTATTCGTTTTCGACACTATTACAAACCTTTATAGCGTTTCACTTCAAGAAAAAAAAGAGAACATTAAGTTAAACAAGGAGATTAACAGGCAGATAGCCGTCGTTAAATCAGTTTGTTTATCAAAAAATATAATAGGCGTTATCCTTAACAATGTTCGAGCACGGGTTAACGATGAGGAATTTAAAACCGAACCTGTAGCTTGCAAGATAGTGTCTTATTGGGCGGATTTCAATATAGAGTTATCTAATATAGACTTTAAAAGAAAAAAATTAAATATAGTTTCTAAGGAAGGAGATAGAAGGCTTAGCTTAATCTATGAGTTGACAGCTAGAGGAGTCGAACAGATATAA
- a CDS encoding metallophosphatase family protein has protein sequence MEELKNSVDEVIFAGDLVGYCASPNEVIKLLKDLNPVICVSGNHDYACLKKDFKWFNEVAAKALIWTVNNIKKENLEYLSKMPLQETFSVKNFKIYVTHGSPFNNLYDYVYQEEARNWTSFFKATESDIIVLGHTHIPMLMKFGEKYILNPGSVGQPRDGDPAASYCILDISGEVKVEFKRICYDIDKSAEKIIAEGLPSFLAERLYMGL, from the coding sequence ATCGAAGAGTTGAAAAACAGCGTAGACGAAGTTATATTCGCAGGGGATCTTGTAGGCTACTGCGCTTCCCCCAATGAGGTGATAAAATTATTAAAAGATTTGAACCCGGTGATTTGCGTTTCAGGAAACCACGATTACGCTTGTTTAAAAAAAGATTTCAAATGGTTTAATGAAGTTGCAGCTAAAGCTCTAATCTGGACTGTGAATAATATTAAAAAAGAAAATTTAGAGTATCTAAGCAAGATGCCCTTGCAGGAAACGTTTTCTGTCAAAAATTTTAAGATATACGTTACTCACGGAAGCCCCTTCAACAATTTATATGATTACGTTTACCAAGAGGAGGCAAGGAATTGGACGAGCTTCTTCAAAGCCACTGAAAGTGACATAATAGTTTTAGGCCACACACATATACCTATGCTCATGAAATTTGGTGAAAAATATATTCTCAACCCAGGTAGCGTCGGTCAGCCTAGAGATGGTGATCCTGCAGCCAGTTACTGTATACTAGATATTAGCGGGGAAGTTAAAGTTGAATTTAAAAGAATCTGTTACGATATTGATAAAAGTGCGGAAAAGATAATAGCTGAAGGTTTACCTAGTTTTCTAGCTGAGCGGCTATATATGGGGTTATAA